Proteins from a single region of Chryseobacterium sp. W4I1:
- the fumC gene encoding class II fumarate hydratase, giving the protein MNYRIEKDTMGEVQVPADKFWGAQTERSRNNFKIGPEGSMPHEIIEAFAYLKKAAAYTNTDLGVLPAEKRDMIAKVCDEILEGKLNDQFPLVIWQTGSGTQSNMNVNEVVSNRAHVNNGGTLGDKSEIHPNDDVNKSQSSNDTYPTAMHIAAYKKVVEVTIPAVEKLRDTIAAKAETFKDIVKIGRTHLMDATPLTLGQEFSGYRAQLDFGLRALKNTLPHLSELALGGTAVGTGLNTPAGYDVKVAEYIAKFTNHPFITAENKFEALAAHDAIVESHGALKQLAVSLFKIAQDIRLLASGPRSGIGEIHIPENEPGSSIMPGKVNPTQNEAMTMVCAQVLGNDTTISFAGTQGNYELNVFKPVMAYNFLQSAQLIADACISFNDHCAEGIEPNHERIKELVDKSLMLVTALNTHIGYENAAKIAKTAHKNGTTLKEEAVNLGFLTAEQFDEWVKPEDMVGSLK; this is encoded by the coding sequence ATGAATTACAGAATCGAAAAGGATACTATGGGAGAGGTTCAGGTGCCGGCAGATAAATTTTGGGGAGCACAGACTGAACGTTCAAGAAACAATTTTAAGATCGGGCCTGAAGGTTCCATGCCTCACGAGATTATTGAGGCTTTTGCTTATTTAAAGAAGGCAGCAGCCTATACCAATACTGATCTGGGCGTTCTTCCTGCCGAAAAAAGGGACATGATCGCCAAAGTATGTGACGAAATTCTTGAAGGAAAGCTGAATGATCAGTTTCCTTTGGTGATCTGGCAAACCGGTTCGGGAACACAATCGAATATGAATGTGAACGAAGTGGTTTCAAACAGAGCGCATGTAAATAACGGCGGAACTTTAGGTGATAAATCTGAAATTCACCCGAATGATGACGTGAACAAATCACAATCTTCCAATGACACTTATCCAACTGCAATGCATATTGCTGCTTATAAAAAAGTGGTGGAAGTAACGATTCCCGCTGTTGAAAAATTAAGAGATACTATTGCTGCAAAAGCCGAAACTTTTAAAGATATTGTAAAAATCGGGAGAACCCACCTGATGGATGCTACTCCTCTTACGCTTGGACAGGAGTTTTCTGGCTACAGGGCTCAGCTGGATTTTGGATTAAGAGCTTTAAAAAATACCTTACCTCACCTTTCTGAGCTTGCTTTAGGCGGAACTGCAGTAGGTACAGGATTGAATACACCTGCTGGTTATGATGTAAAAGTAGCTGAGTATATTGCTAAGTTTACAAACCACCCTTTCATTACAGCTGAAAATAAATTTGAAGCTTTGGCTGCTCATGATGCCATTGTGGAATCTCATGGTGCATTGAAACAACTGGCTGTTTCTTTATTTAAAATAGCTCAGGATATCAGATTACTGGCTTCAGGACCACGTTCCGGGATCGGGGAAATTCATATTCCGGAAAACGAACCGGGATCTTCTATTATGCCGGGGAAAGTAAATCCTACGCAGAATGAGGCAATGACGATGGTTTGCGCTCAAGTTCTTGGAAACGATACAACGATCTCTTTTGCAGGAACACAAGGAAATTATGAGCTAAATGTTTTCAAACCGGTAATGGCTTACAACTTCCTGCAGTCTGCACAACTGATCGCTGATGCATGTATTTCATTTAATGATCATTGTGCAGAAGGTATTGAACCAAATCATGAGAGAATTAAAGAACTGGTAGACAAATCATTAATGCTTGTGACTGCACTAAATACCCACATCGGCTATGAAAATGCAGCAAAAATTGCAAAAACAGCGCACAAGAATGGGACTACTTTGAAAGAAGAAGCGGTGAACCTTGGTTTTCTGACTGCAGAGCAGTTTGACGAATGGGTAAAGCCTGAAGATATGGTAGGAAGCCTGAAATAA
- a CDS encoding alpha-amylase family glycosyl hydrolase: MKKFYSLVSLLVAVFVFGQINYTVTPNPFNETDVITLTVPGNQIDEAAWGVSNNSIYIWSWSFDTNYQNSQDCPTNGSWNNSNDLNKLSYNSGTDTYSLTFTPTSFYGRTGIGRFGFLLKDKTGSHQTSPDVFVNVGILNLSLTNPAPNSLTTVPAGNSINITASTNVASTFQLKANGAVVNSISTPSQTYSYSYTVTQDANMELIATDTNSNSKNASFIFQTPRNVVTEAIPNWIKQGINYSPTDQTRVGLALYAPYKNFVHVIGSFNNWAVDDAYLMKRDTTNPDLYWIELTGLTPQQLYTFQYRTNDLKKVADPYSPQILSSYDDQWISNTTYPNLPPFPAGQNFEVSMFKTGQADYNWQITNFQRPVKEDLVVYELLLRDFTQEKNWQSLINKISYLKNLNINAIELLPIMEFEGNLSWGYNTSFHYALDKAYGTPEKFKEFVDLCHQNGIAVILDVAFNHATGRSPLARLWNIDPDGDGFGDIAANNPYFNQVPKHSYNVFNDFNHTSPATQYYVERTLKQWLTEYHIDGFRWDLTKGFTQNCSENDEACTNAYQQDRVDIMKNYADKQWAIDPNSYMIFEHLGTDAEEQQWANYRIAEGKGVMLWNKQTEPYNQNTMGYKENSNYDRMNHTLHGFTNKHAVGYGESHDEERLMFKNLAYGAVNGSYNVTNLNTALERMKTFGATFFTIPGPKMIWQFGELGYEFSINRCADGSINSGCRTDEKPVAFTLGYDTNVNRKSVYDTWAKIINIRNTYPVFKSNTYTVESNNLTNDPDGLITRIYVYDNTIAGVKNVVVLANYTTSAQNVVPYFPYTGQWQNLMDNSISNFVSTTAPITLQPGEFRIFGNYSGALSTVDINATNKLSLQIADNPVKNGLAQFIYHKAKNGEIIIFDMSGKKMDSFKLNQENGTYKLKANYPAGTYLVHLHSETGTAIQKMIIK; the protein is encoded by the coding sequence ATGAAAAAATTTTATTCTCTTGTTTCTCTGCTGGTTGCAGTGTTTGTTTTTGGGCAGATCAATTATACAGTTACGCCCAACCCATTCAATGAAACTGATGTAATTACTTTAACAGTTCCCGGGAATCAGATTGATGAAGCAGCCTGGGGTGTTTCCAATAATTCCATTTACATTTGGTCATGGTCTTTCGATACCAATTATCAGAACAGTCAGGATTGCCCTACCAACGGAAGCTGGAATAATTCTAATGATTTGAATAAGCTCAGTTATAATTCAGGAACGGATACCTATTCTCTAACTTTTACTCCGACTTCTTTTTATGGAAGAACAGGAATCGGAAGGTTTGGGTTTTTATTAAAAGATAAAACAGGGTCTCACCAGACTTCACCGGATGTATTTGTGAACGTGGGAATTTTAAATTTAAGCTTAACAAATCCTGCCCCGAATAGTCTGACTACAGTGCCAGCTGGAAACTCAATCAATATTACAGCAAGCACCAATGTAGCCTCAACCTTTCAGTTAAAAGCGAATGGAGCAGTAGTGAATTCGATTTCTACTCCTTCGCAAACTTACAGTTATAGCTATACCGTAACTCAGGATGCCAATATGGAACTGATTGCCACAGACACCAATTCAAATTCAAAGAATGCTTCTTTCATATTTCAGACCCCGAGAAATGTAGTTACTGAAGCTATTCCGAACTGGATCAAACAGGGTATAAATTATAGTCCTACAGATCAGACCAGAGTAGGTCTTGCGCTGTATGCTCCTTATAAAAACTTTGTACACGTCATAGGAAGTTTTAATAACTGGGCAGTGGATGATGCTTATCTGATGAAAAGAGATACTACAAATCCTGACCTCTATTGGATAGAACTCACCGGCCTTACCCCGCAGCAGCTCTATACTTTCCAATACAGAACCAATGACTTGAAAAAAGTGGCAGACCCTTACTCGCCACAAATTTTATCTTCTTATGATGATCAGTGGATCTCTAATACTACCTATCCCAATTTACCCCCGTTTCCTGCAGGACAAAACTTTGAAGTTTCAATGTTCAAAACCGGACAGGCCGATTACAATTGGCAGATAACCAATTTTCAAAGACCGGTAAAAGAAGATTTGGTGGTATATGAATTACTGTTGAGAGATTTTACACAGGAAAAAAACTGGCAGTCATTGATCAATAAGATTTCTTACTTAAAAAATTTAAATATCAACGCTATTGAGCTTCTTCCTATTATGGAATTTGAAGGGAATCTTTCCTGGGGATACAATACATCCTTCCATTATGCATTGGATAAAGCCTATGGAACACCTGAAAAATTCAAAGAATTCGTAGATCTCTGTCATCAGAACGGGATTGCGGTAATATTAGACGTTGCATTTAATCATGCGACAGGACGTTCACCGTTAGCAAGACTTTGGAATATTGACCCTGATGGAGACGGTTTCGGTGATATTGCGGCTAATAATCCTTATTTTAACCAGGTTCCGAAGCACTCTTATAATGTATTTAATGATTTTAACCATACAAGTCCCGCAACACAATATTATGTTGAAAGAACGCTTAAGCAATGGCTGACAGAGTATCATATCGATGGATTCCGATGGGATCTTACAAAAGGATTCACCCAAAACTGCTCCGAAAATGATGAAGCATGTACCAATGCCTATCAGCAGGACAGAGTAGATATTATGAAGAATTATGCAGACAAGCAGTGGGCTATTGATCCCAACTCTTACATGATCTTTGAACATTTAGGCACGGATGCCGAAGAACAGCAGTGGGCAAACTACAGAATTGCTGAAGGAAAAGGGGTAATGCTTTGGAATAAGCAAACCGAGCCTTATAACCAAAATACAATGGGTTACAAGGAAAATAGTAACTATGACAGAATGAATCACACGCTTCACGGTTTTACCAATAAGCATGCAGTAGGATATGGGGAAAGTCATGATGAAGAAAGATTAATGTTTAAAAACCTTGCCTATGGAGCGGTTAATGGAAGCTACAATGTTACCAACCTGAATACCGCCCTTGAAAGAATGAAGACTTTCGGAGCAACATTCTTTACGATTCCAGGCCCGAAAATGATCTGGCAGTTTGGTGAATTGGGCTATGAATTCAGTATTAACCGATGTGCGGACGGTTCAATCAATAGTGGATGCAGGACTGATGAAAAACCGGTTGCTTTTACCTTAGGGTATGATACCAATGTGAACAGGAAATCAGTATATGATACCTGGGCTAAAATAATTAATATCAGGAATACTTATCCTGTTTTCAAATCAAACACGTATACGGTAGAATCTAATAATCTTACCAATGACCCTGACGGTTTAATCACCAGAATTTATGTTTATGACAATACAATAGCTGGAGTAAAAAACGTTGTGGTTTTAGCCAATTATACCACTTCTGCTCAGAATGTTGTTCCCTATTTTCCTTATACAGGGCAATGGCAGAATCTGATGGATAATTCTATTTCAAATTTTGTTTCTACAACAGCTCCGATTACCTTACAGCCGGGAGAATTCAGAATTTTTGGAAACTACTCTGGAGCGCTTTCAACCGTTGATATAAATGCGACGAACAAATTATCACTTCAGATCGCAGATAATCCGGTGAAAAATGGTTTGGCTCAATTCATTTATCATAAAGCCAAAAATGGAGAAATCATTATTTTCGACATGAGCGGCAAAAAAATGGATTCATTTAAATTGAATCAGGAAAACGGAACTTATAAGTTGAAAGCTAATTATCCGGCAGGAACCTATCTGGTTCACCTCCATTCTGAAACAGGGACGGCCATTCAGAAAATGATTATTAAATAA
- a CDS encoding TonB-dependent siderophore receptor: MKKLSLSVILLGSVLVNAQEQEKGTQIEDVVIVGNRNAKRTKLETPVPVDIINIEKLQRSAPQTTVQDLLNYVIPSFNSVRQSASDGTEHIDPVTLRGMGPDQVLVLINGKRRHTTSLVNYQNTVGNGSVGTDLSTIPVIAIDRIEVLRDGAAAQYGSDAIAGVVNIILKKDIGASASASYGISGRNDGETYQTGINYGSSLGKKDSYVNLSLQLSHRGKTTRTQNHDLDIFGDNFAYEFADNPQDAINADNAMLKERGLTRDDFNFQIGDAQIRQAQLFFNSEYPLSERFKLYSFGGFSIKEGKGFGFRRLPGETSNVVSSIYPNGFQATLSSQVYDFSYALGAKYNVNNWLIDLSNTFGSNTFNYNVDNTNNASLGVKSPTSFYAGAHSFLQNTVNLDVSKNLNQFNVAFGGEFRFEQYEIKPGDEASYTRYDINGNPATPGSTVIGNGGSQSFIGFSPDNALKKSRHSTAVYADVSYDLAKKLNIDLAGRFENYSDFGNTLNGKLALRYEFVKNYAVRASVGTGFRAPSLQQQYFNNSYADISTSGLGIVTKGIFRNDSDAARALGFDQLKQETSVNASAGFTLKPANRLLITLDGYWIRVKDRIVITSNIEDPRLAQYNVESGRFFANAIDTETKGADIVITYDWKLGGGNLNINLAGNYAETKITDFHFPEKLVPSQDQFFGPDQINIIETLSPKTKASLGLNYAIGKFNFMVRNTYFGQVIRDGYPFGKVQSFTPKVVTDVSVGYDITKNINLTVGANNVFDVFPDLQIYANSYYGVFKYAPVQMGTLGNYFFGRLNFNF; the protein is encoded by the coding sequence ATGAAAAAACTCAGCCTGTCTGTTATACTCTTAGGTTCCGTTTTGGTGAATGCACAGGAACAGGAAAAAGGAACACAAATCGAAGATGTAGTGATCGTAGGAAACCGGAATGCGAAAAGAACAAAGCTGGAAACACCCGTTCCCGTAGATATTATCAATATAGAAAAACTTCAAAGATCTGCTCCGCAAACCACCGTTCAGGATTTATTGAATTATGTGATTCCGTCATTTAACTCCGTAAGGCAGTCCGCTTCTGACGGTACGGAACATATCGATCCCGTAACCTTAAGAGGAATGGGGCCAGATCAGGTTCTGGTTTTAATTAATGGAAAAAGAAGACATACGACTTCATTGGTCAATTATCAGAATACCGTTGGAAATGGATCCGTAGGTACAGATCTGAGTACGATTCCCGTGATCGCAATTGACAGGATAGAGGTTTTAAGGGATGGAGCTGCCGCACAGTACGGTTCTGATGCCATTGCAGGAGTCGTAAATATTATTCTTAAAAAAGATATCGGAGCATCTGCTTCGGCATCTTATGGAATTAGTGGGAGAAATGACGGAGAAACTTATCAGACCGGGATCAATTACGGATCTTCTCTGGGTAAAAAAGACAGCTATGTGAATCTCTCATTACAATTAAGCCACAGAGGTAAGACGACAAGAACCCAGAATCATGATCTGGATATTTTTGGGGATAATTTTGCCTACGAATTTGCAGATAATCCTCAAGATGCTATCAATGCAGACAATGCTATGTTGAAAGAGAGAGGTCTCACACGTGATGATTTTAATTTTCAGATCGGAGATGCGCAGATCAGGCAGGCACAGTTGTTTTTTAATTCTGAATATCCGTTAAGTGAACGTTTTAAACTATATTCTTTCGGAGGCTTCAGTATTAAAGAAGGAAAGGGTTTTGGTTTCAGGAGATTGCCGGGTGAAACATCCAATGTGGTTTCTTCTATTTATCCGAATGGATTTCAGGCTACATTGAGCTCACAGGTCTATGATTTTTCTTACGCACTAGGAGCAAAATATAATGTAAATAACTGGCTGATTGATTTAAGCAATACTTTTGGAAGCAATACATTCAATTACAATGTAGACAATACAAACAATGCTTCGTTGGGAGTAAAATCTCCAACAAGCTTTTATGCGGGAGCCCACAGCTTCCTTCAGAATACTGTGAATCTTGATGTTTCGAAAAATCTGAATCAGTTTAATGTGGCATTTGGTGGAGAGTTCCGTTTTGAACAGTATGAAATCAAACCTGGAGATGAAGCTTCTTATACAAGATATGATATCAATGGAAACCCTGCAACACCTGGTTCTACGGTGATTGGGAATGGTGGCTCACAATCCTTCATTGGTTTTTCACCGGATAATGCCTTGAAGAAATCCAGACATTCGACAGCGGTGTATGCAGATGTTTCTTATGATTTAGCCAAGAAATTAAATATAGATTTGGCAGGAAGATTTGAGAATTATTCAGATTTTGGAAATACCTTGAACGGAAAACTGGCGCTGAGGTATGAATTTGTAAAAAACTATGCAGTAAGAGCATCTGTGGGAACGGGTTTCAGGGCTCCATCCCTTCAGCAGCAGTATTTTAATAATTCTTATGCAGATATTTCCACTTCGGGATTAGGAATTGTAACGAAAGGAATTTTCAGGAATGACAGTGATGCCGCCAGGGCGCTTGGTTTCGATCAATTAAAACAGGAAACTTCAGTCAATGCCAGTGCCGGATTTACGCTGAAACCAGCCAACAGATTGTTGATAACACTTGACGGGTACTGGATCAGAGTAAAAGATAGAATCGTAATCACCAGTAATATTGAAGATCCGAGACTAGCACAGTATAATGTAGAAAGCGGAAGGTTTTTCGCCAATGCCATTGATACAGAAACAAAAGGTGCAGATATAGTAATTACCTACGACTGGAAGCTGGGTGGAGGAAATTTGAACATCAATCTGGCAGGAAATTACGCGGAAACTAAGATCACAGATTTTCATTTTCCTGAAAAACTGGTGCCTTCCCAGGATCAATTCTTCGGACCGGATCAGATCAACATCATAGAAACCCTGTCTCCAAAAACAAAAGCTTCCTTAGGACTCAATTATGCCATTGGAAAATTCAATTTCATGGTAAGAAATACGTACTTTGGCCAGGTCATTCGCGATGGTTACCCTTTTGGTAAAGTTCAGAGCTTTACTCCCAAAGTGGTTACGGATGTAAGTGTAGGCTATGATATAACGAAAAATATAAATCTAACGGTGGGTGCTAATAATGTTTTTGATGTTTTCCCGGATCTTCAGATCTATGCGAATTCATATTATGGAGTGTTTAAATATGCGCCTGTTCAGATGGGAACGTTGGGGAATTATTTCTTCGGAAGGCTTAATTTTAATTTTTAA
- a CDS encoding Dyp-type peroxidase: MNTESQNVTDYPNSNTIFMVWELKENPLLKDIFKQLCALVLNLNNSVFNRFPESRASCVMGIGVEAWKKLDLQTPLPKELVSFEEIKGVKHTAVSTPGDLHFHLRADNKSLIFDMAIEISKLLTPVAESILEIHGFKYWDARSILGFVDGTENPHGEDRDYFAKIGDEDLQYKGGSYLFVQKYLHNMDAWKGLPTEEQEKVIGRSKENDIEMSDAVKPSNSHIALANIEGENGEELKIVRDNMPFGSPSSNEFGTYFIAYSSTFSTTKKMLTNMFIGNPPGNYDRILDFSTAVTGTLFFVPTRNMLDEFSG; the protein is encoded by the coding sequence ATGAATACAGAATCGCAAAACGTCACGGATTACCCTAACAGCAACACTATTTTTATGGTATGGGAGCTGAAAGAAAATCCATTATTGAAAGATATCTTTAAACAGCTTTGTGCTTTGGTGCTTAACCTTAATAATTCGGTTTTCAACAGGTTTCCGGAAAGCCGGGCAAGCTGTGTCATGGGAATTGGTGTTGAAGCCTGGAAAAAGCTTGATCTTCAGACTCCGCTTCCTAAAGAATTGGTCAGCTTTGAAGAAATTAAAGGCGTAAAACATACGGCTGTATCTACGCCTGGAGATCTTCATTTTCACCTCAGAGCTGATAATAAAAGCCTTATTTTCGATATGGCGATCGAGATTTCAAAATTGCTGACCCCAGTAGCAGAAAGTATTCTGGAAATCCATGGATTCAAATACTGGGACGCCCGTTCTATTCTTGGTTTTGTGGACGGAACCGAAAATCCTCATGGAGAAGACCGTGATTATTTTGCAAAAATTGGTGATGAAGATCTTCAGTATAAAGGCGGAAGCTATTTGTTTGTTCAGAAGTATCTCCATAATATGGACGCCTGGAAAGGTCTTCCGACGGAAGAGCAGGAAAAAGTAATCGGAAGGTCAAAAGAAAATGACATTGAAATGTCTGATGCCGTAAAACCATCCAATTCACATATTGCCCTGGCCAATATTGAAGGAGAAAACGGAGAAGAACTGAAGATCGTAAGAGATAATATGCCTTTCGGAAGTCCTTCTTCCAATGAATTCGGAACCTATTTTATTGCTTATTCAAGTACATTCAGCACAACGAAAAAGATGCTGACCAATATGTTCATCGGAAATCCACCGGGTAACTACGACAGAATTTTAGATTTCAGCACAGCTGTAACCGGAACACTTTTCTTTGTTCCCACCAGAAATATGCTGGATGAATTTTCAGGATAA
- a CDS encoding ABC transporter ATP-binding protein translates to MITINNLSKTYGTATVLNIEHLEIPNGETFGLVGNNGAGKTTLFSLMLDLIQPTTGFVSIEDIKVNESEAWKNKVSAFVDDTFLIGYLTPEEYFYFIGELRGQNKASIDEFLKPFHDFFNGEILNSGKYVRDLSKGNQKKVGIVGAVIGNPEIIILDEPFANLDPSTQIKLKNLIKELSKQDGVTFLISSHDLSHTTEVCNRIVVVNKGRLVKDIKTNPETLRDLEQYFADQVSNPSAV, encoded by the coding sequence ATGATCACTATCAATAACTTATCCAAGACCTACGGAACTGCTACAGTTCTTAATATTGAGCATCTTGAAATACCCAACGGCGAAACCTTTGGGCTTGTAGGGAACAACGGAGCGGGAAAAACTACGCTTTTCAGCCTAATGCTTGATCTTATCCAGCCTACCACGGGCTTTGTTAGCATCGAAGATATTAAAGTGAATGAATCCGAGGCCTGGAAAAATAAAGTATCTGCCTTTGTAGATGATACTTTCCTGATCGGATATCTCACACCGGAAGAATACTTTTATTTCATTGGAGAACTCAGGGGGCAGAATAAAGCTTCCATTGATGAATTTTTAAAACCCTTTCATGACTTTTTTAATGGCGAAATCCTGAATTCTGGAAAATATGTACGTGATCTTTCCAAAGGAAACCAGAAAAAGGTAGGAATTGTAGGCGCAGTCATTGGAAATCCTGAAATTATTATTCTTGATGAGCCTTTTGCCAACCTGGACCCTTCTACCCAGATCAAGCTCAAAAACTTAATTAAAGAACTCTCAAAGCAGGATGGGGTAACTTTTCTCATATCAAGCCATGACCTTTCCCACACAACAGAGGTCTGCAACAGAATTGTAGTTGTAAATAAAGGAAGGCTTGTAAAAGATATTAAGACCAATCCGGAAACATTAAGGGATCTGGAACAATATTTTGCAGATCAGGTTTCCAATCCTTCGGCGGTTTAA
- a CDS encoding DUF5687 family protein yields MFLTFLRLEIKSFFRGTSVGMNLAMKILRFIGIIYFMACLAGGAFAAFYYIQEEMHQDPLKVVSKLLIIAWVADLILKYIWQEMPTQNIKPFLTQNIPKNTLVNYMLAKTFLSALSWLNSLFFVTFSIIAMFNGYSIVGVLAWFIGISLLFYLNNFINILFNNKEMVVIVIGCIFAAVAGLAYYDIVPMLSYSEKFFYNFYQSPYFIVIAVILFSGLWKICFNYVRKEFYLDQGLEAKKQLGKTENIAFLNKYGVIGTFINNDIKMLRRNKVTKGILIGSFLFLFYGLLMYTSVIYKTSAMMIFMGLFVTGGFQFLFGQRVPAFDSSYYPLMMTLNVPYKEYLKAKWWLINIVTAASIIVALIYAYFGWEIYLTFFAAGLYNIGVNSQLTLWSGAFNKTQIDLNSKEKRIGQKNSFNLKAILLLIPKMLLPMGVFALSKYFFGMTAGVVSIAALGLVGFLFREKMFDIIVKQYKSEKYSTLDAFKNKG; encoded by the coding sequence ATGTTTCTAACATTCCTCAGGCTTGAGATCAAAAGCTTTTTCCGGGGTACTTCTGTAGGGATGAACCTTGCCATGAAGATCCTGCGTTTTATAGGGATCATTTATTTTATGGCCTGTCTTGCAGGAGGTGCCTTTGCCGCATTTTATTATATTCAGGAAGAAATGCATCAGGATCCTTTGAAAGTGGTTTCAAAGCTTTTAATTATTGCATGGGTCGCAGATCTGATTCTTAAATACATCTGGCAGGAAATGCCTACCCAGAATATCAAACCCTTCCTGACCCAGAATATTCCGAAAAATACGTTAGTTAATTACATGCTGGCGAAAACTTTTCTTTCAGCATTAAGTTGGCTGAATTCCTTGTTTTTCGTTACCTTTTCCATCATTGCCATGTTTAACGGATATAGTATTGTTGGGGTTTTGGCTTGGTTTATCGGGATTTCGTTATTGTTTTACCTTAATAACTTCATCAATATTCTTTTCAATAACAAAGAGATGGTGGTCATTGTTATAGGTTGCATTTTCGCTGCGGTTGCCGGTCTTGCTTATTATGACATTGTACCTATGCTTTCTTATTCAGAAAAGTTCTTCTACAATTTTTATCAGTCACCTTATTTTATTGTTATTGCGGTTATTCTTTTTTCCGGTTTGTGGAAAATATGTTTCAATTATGTCCGTAAAGAATTTTACTTAGATCAGGGGCTGGAAGCTAAGAAGCAGTTAGGGAAAACTGAAAATATCGCTTTTTTAAATAAATACGGTGTTATAGGAACGTTTATCAATAATGATATTAAAATGCTGAGACGAAATAAAGTAACAAAAGGGATTCTCATCGGAAGCTTTTTGTTTCTCTTTTATGGTCTGCTCATGTATACTTCCGTAATCTATAAAACGTCTGCCATGATGATATTTATGGGATTGTTTGTGACGGGAGGATTTCAGTTCCTGTTTGGTCAGAGGGTTCCGGCTTTTGACAGTTCCTATTATCCACTGATGATGACACTGAATGTTCCCTATAAAGAATACCTTAAAGCCAAATGGTGGCTGATCAATATCGTCACAGCTGCGTCTATTATTGTTGCTTTGATTTACGCTTATTTCGGCTGGGAAATTTATTTAACATTTTTTGCGGCAGGACTTTACAATATTGGGGTGAATTCGCAGCTTACACTTTGGTCCGGGGCGTTCAACAAAACCCAGATTGATCTTAATTCAAAGGAAAAAAGAATAGGTCAGAAAAATAGTTTTAATTTAAAGGCTATACTCCTTCTGATCCCTAAAATGTTGCTTCCAATGGGTGTTTTTGCCCTGTCAAAATACTTCTTTGGGATGACGGCAGGAGTGGTAAGCATTGCAGCTCTAGGGCTGGTAGGATTCTTATTCAGAGAAAAAATGTTCGATATCATTGTAAAACAATATAAAAGCGAAAAGTACAGTACACTGGACGCATTTAAAAATAAAGGCTAA